A part of Desulfobacter sp. genomic DNA contains:
- a CDS encoding Coenzyme F420 hydrogenase/dehydrogenase, beta subunit C-terminal domain, translating into METCIEKIREIAKDLLEKGEVEKVIGFAEGTIPMATSPVSITSADDVDRLTFTSTCGLNLANYAAKEKGKKIAVVAKGCDSRNLVTHIVENQIDRDNLYIIGVPCTGMVDKVKIAAAVEGEITGFEEDGDTIKVTSTLQNLTAAKEDVLKDNCRYCTHRNPALYDVLAGDLVEEQELDNPFPDVDAIEALDDEGRWAHFQELTKNCIRCYACRNACPLCYCPTCFVDESGPQWVGKGQNKTDVDTFHFLRAFHCAGRCTDCGACVEACPMGINVRDFTRKLNKDAFEMFGWEAGLDITKRPPLDAYSPDDPNDFIK; encoded by the coding sequence ATGGAAACCTGTATAGAAAAAATCAGGGAGATTGCCAAAGACCTCCTTGAAAAAGGTGAGGTTGAAAAAGTGATCGGTTTCGCCGAGGGGACCATTCCCATGGCCACCAGTCCTGTTTCAATCACTTCAGCAGACGATGTTGACAGACTGACCTTCACCAGTACCTGCGGGCTCAACCTGGCAAACTACGCCGCCAAAGAAAAGGGCAAAAAAATTGCCGTTGTGGCCAAAGGCTGCGACTCCAGAAACCTGGTAACCCACATTGTGGAAAACCAGATCGACCGGGACAACCTCTATATCATTGGCGTGCCCTGCACCGGCATGGTGGACAAGGTGAAAATTGCCGCAGCCGTTGAAGGCGAGATCACCGGGTTTGAAGAGGACGGGGATACCATCAAGGTGACCTCCACCCTCCAGAACCTGACCGCTGCCAAAGAAGATGTTCTCAAGGATAACTGCCGGTACTGCACCCACAGAAACCCCGCGCTCTATGATGTACTGGCCGGGGACCTTGTGGAAGAGCAGGAACTGGACAATCCCTTCCCCGACGTGGATGCCATCGAAGCCCTGGACGACGAGGGCCGCTGGGCACACTTCCAGGAGCTGACCAAAAACTGTATCCGCTGCTACGCCTGCAGGAACGCCTGTCCGCTCTGCTATTGTCCCACCTGCTTTGTGGACGAGTCCGGCCCCCAATGGGTGGGCAAAGGCCAGAATAAAACCGACGTGGACACCTTCCACTTTTTGAGGGCCTTCCACTGCGCCGGCCGCTGCACCGACTGCGGCGCCTGTGTCGAAGCCTGCCCCATGGGTATCAATGTCAGGGATTTTACGCGGAAGCTGAATAAGGACGCCTTTGAAATGTTCGGCTGGGAAGCCGGCCTGGACATCACCAAGCGGCCCCCTCTGGATGCGTACAGCCCCGATGATCCAAATGATTTTATCAAATAA
- a CDS encoding hydrogenase iron-sulfur subunit: MSDNKIKIVSFLCNWCSYGAADLAGVSRMEYPADIRVIRIPCTGRMSPKFVLSAFREGADAVWVSG, translated from the coding sequence ATGAGTGATAATAAAATCAAAATAGTAAGTTTCCTGTGCAACTGGTGCTCTTACGGGGCAGCAGACCTTGCCGGTGTGTCCAGGATGGAATACCCGGCGGATATCCGGGTCATCCGGATTCCCTGCACCGGCAGAATGAGTCCCAAATTCGTGTTGTCCGCATTCCGCGAAGGCGCGGATGCGGTATGGGTATCCGGCTGA
- a CDS encoding hydrogenase iron-sulfur subunit, producing MDGNYYARRKFALMGNLLEHMGIEKDRVHFSWISSAEATKFVDVVKEITEKVEALGPNTKFVKDYS from the coding sequence CTGGATGGTAATTATTATGCACGCCGGAAATTCGCTTTGATGGGCAACCTGCTTGAACACATGGGCATTGAAAAAGACCGGGTACATTTTTCCTGGATTTCTTCCGCCGAAGCCACCAAGTTTGTGGATGTGGTCAAGGAAATAACAGAAAAGGTTGAGGCCCTGGGGCCCAATACGAAATTTGTAAAGGACTATAGCTAA
- a CDS encoding CoB--CoM heterodisulfide reductase iron-sulfur subunit A family protein, which translates to MNSTKTGSVVVIGGGISGMLSALDLANSGFYVYLVEKGPSIGGVMAQLDKTFPTNDCAMUIISPTLVEVGRHLNIELLTLSEVKNVTGEKGNFQVEILKKPRYVNEDLCVGCGACAEKCPGKWDDGYNADLATRKAIYVEYPQAVPLKYAINPDVCLKLTKDKCGNCEEVCPANAIDYTQTEETVTLNAGSIIFSPGFKPFDPSQFDNYNYASFPNVVTSMEFERMLSASGPAMGHVTTFPKLPAKPKKKADKALAEKRKDPKKIAWFQCIGSRDMNKCDNPYCSSVCCMYAIKEAMIAMEHDSELECSIFFMDMRTPGKEFEKYYQNAKEKHGINFIRSRVHTVTQDSETYDLNIKYADEFGQMVDDTFDMIVLSVGLEIPKETKELAEKLGVDLTENGFCKTDSFEPVTSSRDGIFVSGVFNNPKDIPESVLDASAAASAAGDALSDVRGTMVKEVEKIEETNVVGDPPKIGVFVCDCGSNIAGVVNCPEVTEYAKTLPYVEYAAENMYSCSQDAQDKMAETIKEKGLNRVVVAACTPKTHEPLFQETLVNAGLNKYLFEMTNIRNHNSWVHKNNPEIATEKAKDLVRMAVAKAALAEPLAEEKINVNDSVMVIGGGLAGMTAAKSLATQGYDTHLIEKKDELGGEALKLYKTAQGENVGEKIKALIEEINGNEKITVHTNTTLEGVEGFVGNFKSTLSNGGNTQELEHGVAVVATGAKSIEPAEYCYGEDDRIIKTLDLDKMFIKNDAKLDAVNTAVFIQCVGSREPGRPYCSRVCCTHSIEAAIELKERKPETDVFILYRDIRTYGERELLYKKAREMGVIFIRYDVENKPVVKVEDGAVQITLTDHVLQKPVTIDADLVTLAAAIEPRRDEKLANFFKVPLSDEGFFVEKHAKLGPAEFATDGVFVAGSGHYPKPVNEAITQGRAAASRALTLLAKKDSLFTSGTIASVDQEKCSACGVCVSICPYSAPGFAADGRFAGRAEVNPVLCKGCGLCVASCRSGALHLRGFDTNQIFSQIFALGEVG; encoded by the coding sequence ATGAACTCAACAAAAACCGGATCTGTGGTAGTGATCGGTGGCGGTATTTCCGGCATGCTTTCGGCCCTGGATCTCGCAAATTCCGGATTTTATGTCTATTTGGTGGAAAAGGGTCCATCCATCGGCGGCGTCATGGCCCAGTTGGATAAGACCTTTCCGACAAATGACTGTGCCATGTGAATTATCTCACCCACACTGGTCGAGGTCGGCCGGCATTTAAACATTGAGCTTTTAACCCTTTCCGAGGTTAAAAACGTTACAGGTGAGAAAGGCAATTTTCAGGTAGAAATTCTTAAAAAGCCCAGGTACGTCAACGAGGATCTCTGTGTGGGATGCGGCGCCTGTGCTGAAAAATGTCCCGGCAAATGGGACGACGGGTACAACGCAGACCTGGCCACACGTAAGGCCATTTATGTGGAATACCCCCAGGCGGTCCCCCTTAAATATGCCATCAACCCCGATGTCTGCCTCAAGCTGACAAAGGACAAATGCGGCAATTGTGAAGAGGTCTGCCCGGCAAACGCCATTGACTACACCCAGACGGAAGAGACCGTTACCCTGAATGCGGGTTCCATCATCTTTTCCCCGGGGTTCAAACCCTTTGACCCCTCACAGTTCGACAACTATAACTACGCCAGTTTCCCCAATGTGGTAACCTCCATGGAGTTCGAACGGATGCTCTCCGCCTCGGGTCCTGCCATGGGCCATGTAACCACCTTTCCCAAACTGCCAGCCAAGCCCAAAAAGAAGGCAGACAAGGCCCTGGCGGAAAAGCGTAAAGATCCAAAGAAGATTGCCTGGTTCCAGTGTATCGGCTCCAGGGACATGAACAAATGCGACAATCCCTATTGTTCTTCCGTATGCTGCATGTATGCCATCAAGGAAGCCATGATCGCCATGGAACATGACAGCGAGCTTGAATGCTCCATCTTCTTCATGGACATGAGAACCCCTGGCAAGGAGTTTGAAAAATACTACCAGAACGCCAAGGAAAAACACGGGATTAATTTCATCCGCTCCAGGGTGCACACCGTGACCCAGGATTCGGAAACCTATGACCTGAACATCAAATACGCCGACGAGTTCGGCCAGATGGTGGACGACACCTTTGACATGATTGTTCTCTCCGTGGGCCTGGAAATCCCGAAAGAAACAAAAGAACTGGCTGAAAAGCTGGGGGTAGACCTCACCGAAAACGGATTCTGCAAAACCGATTCCTTTGAACCGGTAACCTCTTCCCGTGACGGCATCTTTGTATCCGGCGTATTCAACAATCCCAAGGATATTCCCGAATCCGTACTGGATGCATCTGCCGCCGCATCTGCGGCCGGTGACGCCTTGAGTGATGTCCGTGGCACCATGGTCAAGGAAGTGGAAAAAATCGAAGAGACCAACGTGGTGGGAGATCCGCCAAAAATCGGTGTCTTTGTCTGCGACTGCGGTTCCAACATTGCCGGGGTGGTCAACTGCCCGGAGGTGACCGAGTACGCCAAAACCCTGCCCTATGTGGAATACGCCGCCGAGAACATGTACTCCTGTTCCCAGGATGCCCAGGACAAGATGGCGGAAACCATCAAGGAAAAGGGCCTCAACCGCGTGGTGGTTGCCGCATGTACCCCCAAAACCCATGAGCCCCTCTTCCAGGAGACCCTGGTCAACGCCGGACTGAACAAATATCTCTTTGAGATGACCAATATCCGGAATCACAACTCCTGGGTCCACAAAAACAATCCTGAGATTGCCACTGAAAAGGCAAAGGATCTGGTCCGCATGGCGGTCGCCAAAGCGGCCCTTGCCGAACCCCTGGCCGAAGAAAAAATCAACGTCAATGATTCGGTCATGGTCATCGGCGGCGGCCTGGCCGGCATGACAGCGGCCAAGAGCCTGGCCACCCAGGGCTATGACACCCATCTCATTGAAAAGAAAGATGAACTGGGCGGGGAAGCGCTGAAGCTCTACAAGACAGCACAGGGCGAAAATGTGGGTGAAAAGATAAAAGCCCTGATTGAAGAAATCAACGGCAACGAAAAGATCACCGTCCACACCAACACCACCCTGGAAGGGGTGGAGGGCTTTGTGGGCAACTTCAAGTCCACCCTGAGCAACGGCGGCAACACCCAGGAACTGGAACACGGCGTTGCCGTGGTGGCCACCGGTGCCAAATCCATTGAACCCGCCGAATACTGCTACGGTGAGGATGATAGGATCATCAAGACCCTGGACCTGGACAAAATGTTCATAAAAAACGACGCCAAACTGGATGCCGTAAACACGGCAGTTTTCATCCAGTGCGTGGGCTCCAGGGAACCCGGACGGCCCTATTGCTCCAGGGTATGCTGCACCCATTCCATCGAGGCCGCCATTGAGCTCAAGGAACGCAAGCCCGAAACAGATGTCTTTATTCTCTACCGGGACATCCGGACCTACGGAGAACGGGAACTGCTCTATAAAAAGGCAAGGGAAATGGGCGTGATCTTCATCCGCTACGATGTGGAAAACAAACCGGTGGTCAAGGTTGAAGACGGGGCGGTTCAGATCACCCTCACCGACCACGTGCTGCAGAAGCCCGTCACCATTGATGCCGATCTGGTTACCCTGGCCGCCGCCATTGAACCCAGACGGGATGAAAAACTGGCCAACTTCTTCAAGGTTCCCCTAAGCGACGAAGGCTTCTTTGTTGAAAAACATGCCAAACTCGGACCGGCTGAATTTGCCACCGACGGTGTGTTCGTGGCTGGTTCCGGCCATTACCCGAAACCCGTCAATGAAGCCATCACCCAGGGCCGGGCAGCCGCCTCCCGCGCGCTCACCCTGCTGGCCAAAAAGGACAGCCTGTTTACCTCCGGCACCATTGCCAGCGTGGACCAGGAAAAATGTTCCGCCTGCGGTGTCTGCGTCTCCATCTGCCCCTATTCCGCACCTGGATTTGCAGCGGACGGCCGGTTTGCAGGCCGTGCCGAGGTGAACCCCGTGCTCTGCAAGGGCTGCGGGCTGTGCGTAGCGTCCTGCCGCTCCGGTGCCCTGCACCTGAGGGGATTTGACACCAACCAGATTTTCTCACAGATATTTGCCCTGGGCGAAGTCGGTTAG
- the miaA gene encoding tRNA (adenosine(37)-N6)-dimethylallyltransferase MiaA: MNKIITICGPTGVGKTGFAIALANEFNGEIVGADSMQIYKHMDIGTAKPDAKERAMAAHHLVDFLDPKADFDAGKFAQKASAAIDRILERGKLPIVAGGTGLYIRALLHGLFRENTICADTLARLEDELEKKGGQALHDRLKACDPEAAGKIHPNDGFRVVRALEVFETTGVPISERQQDHDFKEDRYDSLTLGLDMDRERLYDRINQRVDIMLDQGLLKEVQDLVDRGYSLELKAMQSIGYRHMGMFMKGEVDFDEAVRLLKRDTRRYAKRQFTWFRKEPGLVWVDPSDLETALGMVKEFLT, from the coding sequence ATGAATAAAATAATTACCATCTGCGGTCCCACCGGCGTGGGCAAAACCGGTTTTGCCATTGCATTGGCCAATGAATTCAACGGGGAGATTGTCGGTGCGGATTCAATGCAGATATACAAGCATATGGATATCGGCACGGCCAAGCCCGATGCAAAAGAGCGTGCCATGGCCGCCCACCACCTGGTGGATTTTCTGGACCCCAAGGCGGATTTTGATGCAGGCAAATTTGCCCAAAAGGCCTCGGCGGCCATCGACAGAATCCTTGAAAGGGGAAAGCTTCCCATTGTGGCCGGCGGAACCGGGCTTTATATTCGGGCACTGCTCCACGGGCTTTTCAGGGAAAACACCATCTGCGCCGACACCCTGGCCCGGCTTGAAGATGAACTGGAAAAGAAAGGGGGCCAGGCCCTCCATGACCGTCTGAAGGCCTGCGATCCTGAAGCGGCCGGCAAAATCCACCCCAATGACGGGTTCAGGGTTGTCCGGGCCCTGGAGGTTTTCGAGACAACAGGGGTGCCCATCTCGGAACGCCAGCAGGACCATGATTTCAAAGAAGACCGCTATGACAGCCTGACCCTGGGCCTGGACATGGACCGGGAACGCCTCTATGACCGGATCAACCAACGGGTTGACATCATGCTGGACCAGGGGCTGCTCAAGGAGGTCCAGGACCTTGTGGACCGCGGCTATTCCCTGGAGCTCAAAGCCATGCAGTCCATCGGGTACCGGCACATGGGCATGTTCATGAAGGGCGAGGTGGATTTCGACGAAGCCGTCCGCCTGCTCAAGCGGGATACCCGGCGGTATGCCAAACGGCAGTTCACCTGGTTCCGGAAAGAACCCGGATTGGTCTGGGTGGATCCATCGGACCTTGAGACCGCATTGGGAATGGTAAAAGAATTTTTGACATAA